The Eubacterium sp. MSJ-33 genomic sequence GGATTTTTCCAGGATGAGAATCCGGCAATCAGTGTGACAAGCGACACAGCCGCAGTCAGTTATGCGGACAATCGGGTTACTTTCACGCCAAATGTGTCCGGACCGATGTATTTTATGATCAGCTTTACTGCGGATCATGCAGGGGATTACTATGTGAACTGCCGTGGTAATTATGTGACAAAAATCCGGTTTTATAAGAACGGGCAGGAAATCGCCTATGATCGTTATCAGATTCAGGCATTTCACTTAGGACAGCTGGAAGAAGGCGATTATATCTCAATTGAGTATGAATACAGCAATATCAGTGGTCCGGAGGTGGCACCGTTTTATGTGTCAACCTTCCGTAGAGATGTGTTTGAGCATGTCTATATGAAGCTGACAGAGAATCTGTTTGTTGTTGAGACACTGAAGGATGGGTATGTCAGCGGAACAGTCAATATACCGGAAGACCAGACATTATTTACAAGCATTCCTTACGATGAGGGATGGAGTGTAAAGGTTGACGGCAAGAAGGTTCCTTATTACCGGGTGGCTAGCGCTTTTATCGGAGTAGACATGGAACCGGGAATGCATGCGGTTGAATTTTCTTATATGCCAAAGGGGTTGATGGCTGGTATTTTGACTTCCGTAGTCTGTATGATTCTGCTTATGTTTGCATTGCAGGTAGAAAAGAAATTGTCTGTGCGGAAAACAGACGAAAAACTTAAACAAGAGGTCGAGACAGATATTGAAAATCTCGAAAATGTATAGTAAAATATCGATAAATAGGGGGTGTTACGCATATGGAAAAACTAGCAAAATTAGGGTGGCAGAAATTAATTGTCATAGCAGCGGCGGTGGACGTTGTGCTTGGAATTGTATTTGGCGCAATATTTCATGCAATTCCGGCGGGAATTATTGTCGGTGTGTTGGCAGCGGTTGTCACAGGCGTGATTGTATTTGCACTTGGAGGCGGAGAGGTAGCCGGTCACACAAAGGGAGACAAATACAAGAAGCTGTTCATGAATCTTCCGATTGGATTCGCACAGGCGAAGATTATTACAGATTCACTTGGGAACAGCATAGGGTATTGTATTCAGGAAGCGAATGAGCGGTTTGGAAGCTATTTTAACCTGGATGCATCTGATTATCAGGATAAGATTCTTGGTGAGAGTAAGATTGAGGTATTGCAGGATATTAACGCATGGTTTACCGCGTATAATACATCCGGTACCAAAGAGGGCGACTTCATGGATGTTGAGATTACCATGGAGAAACTCGGTAAGGTATTCAATACAGTAATGTATAAGTCCGAAGCCGATTATATCAATATGGTTGTTATTGATATCACCGATCAGAAAGAGACGGAGAATAAGCTTTCTGCAGCGATTGAGGATGCGAATGCCGCATATAAGACACAGGCGGAATTCCTTGCCAATATGAGCCATGAGATCCGTACACCAATCAACGGAATCCTTGGCATGCTACAGCTTACACTGATGGCAGACGATCTGCAGGCTGATTACCGCGACAATCTGCTTACTGCAAAGGGTTGCGCAGATAACTTGCTTCGTCTGATTAATGATATTTTGGATATCAGTAAGCTGGAAGCCGGTAAATATAACCTGAAGGAAGAAATCTTCGATGTGCGTGCGGCCATTGAGGAGACAGTAGCCGCACAGGTACCGATAGCAACAAACAAGGGACTTGCCCTTGACTGTACATTTGGTAACAATATTCCAAAGCTTGTAAAGGGCGATGGACAGAGAATCCAGCAGATTTTGAATTGCCTGCTTTCGAATGCATTAAAATTCACATCTGAGGGAAGTGTAAGAGTAAAGATTGCCGCAATTGATGCAGAAAAAGAAAATATCAACCTGCGAATCGCGGTTGCAGATACGGGCATCGGTATCTCTGAGAAGAATATGGACAAGCTGTTTATCCGTTTTTCCCAGGTTGATGCTTCTGATACAAGAAAGTACGGAGGTTCCGGACTCGGTCTGGTTATCTCGAAGCAGATTGCAGAGCTGATGGGAGGTAACATCAGTGT encodes the following:
- a CDS encoding ATP-binding protein, coding for MEKLAKLGWQKLIVIAAAVDVVLGIVFGAIFHAIPAGIIVGVLAAVVTGVIVFALGGGEVAGHTKGDKYKKLFMNLPIGFAQAKIITDSLGNSIGYCIQEANERFGSYFNLDASDYQDKILGESKIEVLQDINAWFTAYNTSGTKEGDFMDVEITMEKLGKVFNTVMYKSEADYINMVVIDITDQKETENKLSAAIEDANAAYKTQAEFLANMSHEIRTPINGILGMLQLTLMADDLQADYRDNLLTAKGCADNLLRLINDILDISKLEAGKYNLKEEIFDVRAAIEETVAAQVPIATNKGLALDCTFGNNIPKLVKGDGQRIQQILNCLLSNALKFTSEGSVRVKIAAIDAEKENINLRIAVADTGIGISEKNMDKLFIRFSQVDASDTRKYGGSGLGLVISKQIAELMGGNISVQSKEGIGSTFIAEIPLKVVKAAEVEATREVEEKEDAAVFSINAHSKARILVAEDEPVNQQVIGKLLGMAGFSYDIAENGEKAIELFKQKEYDAALFDVQMPVMDGIAATQQIREIEMREHKKRLPIIAVTARAMFGDKERILENKLDDYIAKPYNLNTVVETLNRYIDKKED